A segment of the Leptolyngbya sp. NIES-3755 genome:
GAACAATGATGAGCTTTGGGATGAGCAAGATGGCTTCTTCTACGATGTGCTGCATTTTCCCAATGGTCAATCCACTCGGTTGAAAGTTCGATCGATGGTTGGATTGCTTTCTTTAATGGCGATCGCAGTTTTTCCGAGTGAAGCTTTTGAAAAATTGCCTCGGTTCAAAGAGGCGGCTCGTAAGTTCATGCTGCAAAATCCTGAGCTAATCCAGAACATTCATTTGCCGAATAAACCGGGTGTCCGAAATCGGTTAATGCTCTCGATTTTGAACGAAAACAAGCTGCGGCGAATTCTAGAAACCCTGCTCGATGAATCCGAATTTCTCAGCGATTACGGCATTCGATCGCTATCTCGCTATCATCTAGATCACCCTTACGTTTTCTACCATCAAGGGCAAGAATACAAAGTCGGCTATGTTCCAGGCGATTCAACTTCAGGCATGTTTGGCGGCAACTCAAACTGGCGCGGTCCGGTGTGGATGCCTGTGAATCTATTGTTACTACGATCGCTGCTCCAACTCTATAGCTACTACGGTGACGATTTCACAGTTGAATATCCCACCGGATCAGGAAACAGGCTGAATCTATTCGACATCACCAAAGAACTCAGTGAACGGTTGATTGGCATTTTCCTCAAAGATTCGTCTGGTCGCCGTCCCGTCTATGGAGCCAGCGAGAAGTTTCAAACTGATCCACACTGGCAAGATTTGATTCTGTTCTATGAATACTTCCACGGTGACAACGGGGCAGGAATTGGAGCGAGTCATCAAACGGGATGGACAGGCTGCATTGCTCGGATCATTCAAGCGGTAGGCTACTTCACTCCAGAAACAGTGCTAGAAACCGTTACGCCTGGCGAATTTTCGATGTATCAACCCGAAGAAACTCTGCAATCTGTGTAATTATGACTGTTCAAATTGTCGTAGATGCTCGTGCCCGTTTGGGTGAATGTCCCGTCTGGAATGTCGATCGACAACAGTTATTCTGGGTCGATGTCTACAACCATCGCGTCCATCAATTTGATCTGGCAACGAGTCAGGATCGCTTTTTTGATGTCGGTGATGCTGCTTGTGCGATCGCGCTTTCAAGTGAAAATCGACTATTAATTGCACTGCGCGATCGACTTGCTTTTCTAAACATTGAATCGGGTGAAATCACTCCGTTCTATCAGTTCAAATTTCCTTATCCGAACACTCGCTGTAATGATGGCAAGAGCGATTCTAAAGGACGATTTTGGATTGGAACAATCAGCGAAGCTCCCAAACAAGCAGAACTCTATCGCTATGATCCAGACGGTTCGATTCGAGTGATGGAAACTGAGCTAACGATCTCGAACGGTTTAGGCTGGAGTCCCGATCAATCGACGTTCTATCTCACCGATTCGATCCAGCATCAGATCTATGCTTATGATTTTGATGTGGAAGCCGGAACGATTCAGAATCGACGAACTCTGATTGATCTAAGCGAGGAAGAGGTTGAACCGGATGGATTATCGATCGATACCGAAGGCAATCTCTGGACAGCACTTTGGAATGGTTGGTGTATCGCTTGCTTCGACGCATCTGGACAAGAACTGAAGCGAATCAAGCTCCCCGTACAGCGCCCGACCAGTCTGACTTTTGGAGGTTCTGAACTTCACGATCTTTACATTACTACTGCTTCGGTGGGACTGAGCCAAAAAGAGATTCAGCAACAAGTGAGTGCAGGCGATCTCTTTCGGTTAGCAACGGATTCGAGTGGAATGCCAAGTTTTATTTCGTCGATCGAGTCTGTGTGACCTCAAAGCAAATCGCTGCCAACTACACCACCAAATGATGCTCCATTGCAAATCGCACCAGTTCGGCTCGATTGTTCGTTTCAGTCTTCCGCAGCAAACTACTGACGTGCTTCTCCACAGTGCGCGAACTCAGATGAAGTCGATCGCCAATTTGATTATTCGACAATCCATCACTTAACAGCGCTAACACTTCTCTTTCACGATCGGTAAAACTAATCTTCAAATCCGAGCCTGTTTTTTCCCGCTCGACCTCAGCGGTTTCAAAATCCTGTCTCGATCGCCAACTCGTTTCGACCAATTGACTTCGATCGAGTAAATTCCGCACGATCGCGCCCAATTCCGACAGTTCAAACGGCTTCGCCAAATAAACATCACAGCCAAGCTGATACCCCCGAACGCGATCGTCCGTATCCGTTCGCCCAGTCAAAAACACGATCGGCAACAATCGGAGCGCGGGTCTACGTCGAACCTGCCGCACCAATTCGTACCCGTCCATCATCGGCATCGAAACATCAGTCACAATCAAATGCGGCTGATGCGTTTCGAGGAGCGCGATCGCGTCTTTCCCGTTTTCTGCCGAAACCACAGAATATCCAGAACATTCAAGGTAGTCACTGATCGACAGGCGGGTTCCTAGATCATCTTCAGCAACAAGAATTGTGAGGGGCATGAAACACAGGGGAATGGCTATCTGCCAATTATTACAGGATCGTCAAGATTAAAAATAATTTGCTAAGCAAGGCTTGGACGTTGAATGTATTGAAGTTGAGCAGCCCTATCCATATCGTAGGGGATCGGGCGACGTAATGGACGATAATCTCGATCGAGGGGTGGACTATGCCGCAACACTGCATTGACCAAGACACAGGGCGAACTGCTTAGATTGATTGCACCGTGGGGCACTCCGGGCGGAATTTTGACCACTTGCGGTTGGTCTTCGCTTAATGGAATGTATTGATACTTACGATTTTGTAATACTACTAACACAAAGCTTCCGCGCACAACAAGCAATTGATCGGTCTGAGTGCGATGAACGAACAAATCATCGATCGTGCCTGCGGGAATGTTCACCAACATCGTTTCATGACTCGATTGTGGCGTGTAAAACTCTGCCATTCCGCCTTTAATCGATTCGAGTGGAAAAATCTCGACTTGTGTTTTCAAGCCCATGACAATCCTCCGTCACTTTTTCCCACTGTAAACGACAAAAAACTTAATTTTTGTACTCATGGTGACAAAAGTGCGTCGTTTTGTGGTAAAGCGGATTTTCTCAGAATGAATTTTATTGATACGGTTGACTTCTAGCGGTTAGCACACTAATACTATATATAGTACTATCGTACTAGAGAGATTCACTTGCCCCAGGAGCCGCGATGACAGAAGTGAAAACAGAAAGCCAATCTACTCGGATCACCCAGACTCAGCCGAGCATCAAACGGCAAACCACGAAGTTGAGCGCAGATCAGTCGATCGCTGATCCGACCCGCAGTGAATCGCTCGTTGAGTCTACCACCGATACGCCCCCCACAAAAAAACGCCGCACAACGAAAACTGAAAAAGCGCCCACGACGAAGCGCCAAGCCACGAATAAAACGCCCAATCAATCCGCCTCTACGCGAGTCAAGCTGACTTGGGAGGCTACTCCATCCATTGAAGCCGTTCTCGCTCAATTTAACGAGCAATTGAACGCAACCTGGAGCGCGATCGACGAACTCAAAGCCACCGTCGAGAAAATGCAGGAACAAGACGTGAATCGATCGACCTCCACGAATGTGCGATTGCCGCTTGAACCCCCACGTCCTGCCCAAACTCCGATCAATCCACCGCAGCCCTCCATGCCTCCCCGTCCGACTACGAATAGTCCTACAGTGCGTTCTCGCCGTCGGAAATCGACTTGGAAATCCGCTTACTCGATCGTGCAGCGATTGTTAAAGCTTCCCGATCAAAATTCAGCCCTTGTAATTGATGCGGCGCTTTGGATACTCGCTGCTGCTGGACTCCGAGTGGGACTGAGCTATCTCGTGATTTTGATTCCAATCTTGAAATTCCCGGTGATTCTCTTTATGTTCGTTCCCGCACTACTCGCGGCTTATGCGGCATTGTTTATTCCACAAGCGAATCGAGCAGGAATCTATCGATTGTTACTCGTGACATTGGGACTGTTCGTAGGAGGCAAATTATGATTGAAAAACTCAACTCCAATCAGCTATTGGCGGGAGTTGCAGGAATTCTCGCACTGGGCATCTTTTTTCAAGCAATGGGACTTCCCTCATTTGGCAGCAAAGAAGCTGCTTTAGAATGTCAAGGCTCAGTGCGATCGCAACAATCGACTTCCAAAGAAGACATTGCTAAACTGCTTCAAGTCGAAATTGGCAACTCCAAGGAAGCCGTTCGCAAACTTTTGAAAGAGCCTTACTGTGTCCTGCCAAAAACTTCGCTGCGAACCGGAACCCCGACTGAGCGCGAAGTTTATCGAGTTGCTTCCAATGCACTAGAGCAAGCCACATCTCAAACTTATCTTGTCGTTTCGTATGAGAGTAATCAATATCAGGGCTATCGCTTCTGGGTTCGTTAAATTCGGATTAATCCTATTGCTACTGTCTGGCTGTTCTTCTCCACAACCGACCGAGAACATCATGCCAGAACCCAAGCTCTATCAAGAATGGCAACTAAAACCTGGAGATGACATTGCTGGATCAAGAGTCGTCGGAGGACTTGGAGATATCTCGATCGATCTCAATGGCAAAGCGGTTTATGCTCCCTCAGACGGAACTGCTTACGCGGATAAACGAGGGTGTGTGTACTTTTCTGGTGCAGAGACTCCCGGTTATCTTTTCCGCCTCTGTGGACTAGAAAAACCCAAGCTTGGAGCCTTAAACGAAGGAGACAAAATCGCGACCGGACGACTCCTACAATTTGCCACGTTGCTCCAGCAATCTGATCACAGTTGGGCACTGGTTGAACCTGACAAAAGTTTACTGCAACGCACCTTAACGCCACGATGAAAAAGATTGTTTCTCTGATGATGAGCGCGATCGTTCTTTCGCTCAGTGGAGTTCGATCGGCACAAGCTCAAGGACTCTTGAACTTTAACCCAACCGTTTCCGCTGCTCAATCTGCACCCAAACCGATCGATAACCCAAATCCACCCACTGCGGACAAACCCATTCAGTCACCCGCCGCTGTGCTATTTGAACCTAAATCGAATGAACAAACTGCTGTTGTTCCAGTTGTTTCTCAACCTTTAGTGAATGACGATCGCCCAAATGACGATCGCTTAGTTGCAATGGCTCCCGATGAACTATTCGACGGGGGTTCTAATTCTTTAGTTGCGAAAGCGGTCGGAAGTGCGGAAGGAACCCGTACCCCTGATGGAAACAAAACTTGGGCGTACTATGGACACACTGATCCAGGCAATGGTGTGTGGAACATGGGTAGCTTTTCTTATCAGCATGGAGCAGGTTCTCCAGATGAAGCTGATCGTCGTCAATTGACTCGGTTACGCGGACAGTATGAAGTAATCGAACGATCAGCGCGGTCTGTCGGATTGAGCTTGGGACTGGTAGAACAATTGAATGGAATTGATCTTGCAAATCAAGCGCCGTTAGCAGCACTGGAGCGTGGAGGGTATGTCGATCGACTTCGAGAAGCTTACGCGCAAGGATTAAGCGGGTCAGAAGCGGTTCTGCAAGCCCGGACTTATTCGTATATCAATCCCCGAACGAATCAATGGGATGCTCCTGGACTCGGTAACAACTACTCCAGCATCAAACGAGATCAAGCGCGACGGCAAGATGCGATTTATGAGGCAATTCAAAATCATCAGCAAATTGCTCGACCGCTAAAGCCATCCGATCAAGAAGGAATTCGAGTGAGTCGATCGAACAATTAATTTGCCAATGTTGCTCTCACTCCAACTGTAGAAAGCTGCTGCAAAATCTTGGCTGTAGTTTCGACAAACCGCGAGGCTTGGGATAAATCATTGCCAAACACCGCATTCAAGCTCAGCAAAGGACGCAAATCAACTGGAGCGTTCTTTGCTCGATCGACAAGAATATCAGCCAACGGATCATCAATTGCGATCGCACGTCCCTGATCATCCTCTCCCATGAGGCATCGGAACCAAGCCGCGATCGTAAGACACAAGTAATCGATCGAGCCGTCTTGGTCTAGCTTGTCGCGCAATGTACCCAGGATAAATTTGGGATTTTTAGCAGAGCCATTAAAGCAGAGACGAGAAACGCGATCGCGAATGATCGGATTTTCAAATCGCTCGATCAGCGTTTTTTTGTACTCTGCTAGATTAATGCCTTCGACAGGTTGCAGGGTTGGCGTGACTTCTTCCATCAATGCCATTACTGCTTGTCGGCATTGAGCATCTGCCATCACTTCATGAACATAGGTATAGCCCAGTAGCGTCCCTAAGTAGCCAATGAGCACGTGACTCGCATTCAGCAATCGAATTTTAATCAATTCATACGGGTGAACATCGCTAGTGAATTGAACCCCAACTTTTTCTAAGTCCGGTCTACCAGCACAAAACTGGTCTTCAATCACCCATTGGATAAAAGGTTCTGCGACGACTGGGAAATCGTCTTGAATTCCGAACTGGGTTGCTACTAAAGCGCGATCGCTTTCCGTTGTTGCGGGAGTAATGCGATCGACCATGCTATTTGGAAAAGCACCATAGTCTGAAAGCCATCGGGCAAGTGCTGGATCACGAAGTTCTGCAAAAGCGGTTAACATCTTGCGGGTAATGTTGCCGTTCCCTTGCAAGTTGTCGCAGGATTGAACGGTAAACGGTGCGAGTCCTTGCTTCCGACGTTGATCGAGTGCTGCTGCTAAAAATCCGTAAGTTCCGATCGGTTGCTCCGAATTCTGTAAGTCATGTTGAATCGTTGGGTGTTCAATTTCAAGCTCACCATCGCTTTCGTTGTAGTAATATCCTCCCTCTGTGATGGTGAGTGTAACGATACGACAGTCAGGAGATGCCAGTGCTGCAATTACGGATTGAGGATCTTCTGGTGCGAATAGATATCGATCGATCGCTCCAATAATTCGGGCGTGATCTGCATTGGGAGAGCGTTCTACTAAGGTATAAAGATTGTCCTGAGAGTGTAGTGCATCTCGCATCGCTCGATCCTGCGGGAGTAGTCCGATACCACAAATTCCCCAACGGAAATCAGAGGTTTGATGAAGATAGTTATCAAGATATAACGCTTGATGTGCTCGATGAAATCCCCCTACACCAATATGAACAAAG
Coding sequences within it:
- a CDS encoding SMP-30/gluconolaconase/LRE domain-containing protein (similar to AA sequence:cyanobase_aa:LBDG_19530); amino-acid sequence: MTVQIVVDARARLGECPVWNVDRQQLFWVDVYNHRVHQFDLATSQDRFFDVGDAACAIALSSENRLLIALRDRLAFLNIESGEITPFYQFKFPYPNTRCNDGKSDSKGRFWIGTISEAPKQAELYRYDPDGSIRVMETELTISNGLGWSPDQSTFYLTDSIQHQIYAYDFDVEAGTIQNRRTLIDLSEEEVEPDGLSIDTEGNLWTALWNGWCIACFDASGQELKRIKLPVQRPTSLTFGGSELHDLYITTASVGLSQKEIQQQVSAGDLFRLATDSSGMPSFISSIESV
- a CDS encoding LuxR family transcriptional regulator (similar to AA sequence:cyanobase_aa:LBDG_35970), yielding MPLTILVAEDDLGTRLSISDYLECSGYSVVSAENGKDAIALLETHQPHLIVTDVSMPMMDGYELVRQVRRRPALRLLPIVFLTGRTDTDDRVRGYQLGCDVYLAKPFELSELGAIVRNLLDRSQLVETSWRSRQDFETAEVEREKTGSDLKISFTDREREVLALLSDGLSNNQIGDRLHLSSRTVEKHVSSLLRKTETNNRAELVRFAMEHHLVV
- a CDS encoding hypothetical protein (similar to AA sequence:cyanobase_aa:LBDG_35960) encodes the protein MGLKTQVEIFPLESIKGGMAEFYTPQSSHETMLVNIPAGTIDDLFVHRTQTDQLLVVRGSFVLVVLQNRKYQYIPLSEDQPQVVKIPPGVPHGAINLSSSPCVLVNAVLRHSPPLDRDYRPLRRPIPYDMDRAAQLQYIQRPSLA
- a CDS encoding hypothetical protein (similar to AA sequence:cyanobase_aa:LBDG_35950), with the translated sequence MTEVKTESQSTRITQTQPSIKRQTTKLSADQSIADPTRSESLVESTTDTPPTKKRRTTKTEKAPTTKRQATNKTPNQSASTRVKLTWEATPSIEAVLAQFNEQLNATWSAIDELKATVEKMQEQDVNRSTSTNVRLPLEPPRPAQTPINPPQPSMPPRPTTNSPTVRSRRRKSTWKSAYSIVQRLLKLPDQNSALVIDAALWILAAAGLRVGLSYLVILIPILKFPVILFMFVPALLAAYAALFIPQANRAGIYRLLLVTLGLFVGGKL
- a CDS encoding hypothetical protein (hypothetical protein S7335_5081;~similar to AA sequence:cyanobase_aa:LBDG_35940); this translates as MIEKLNSNQLLAGVAGILALGIFFQAMGLPSFGSKEAALECQGSVRSQQSTSKEDIAKLLQVEIGNSKEAVRKLLKEPYCVLPKTSLRTGTPTEREVYRVASNALEQATSQTYLVVSYESNQYQGYRFWVR
- a CDS encoding hypothetical protein (hypothetical protein S7335_3253;~similar to AA sequence:cyanobase_aa:LBDG_35930), which gives rise to MPEPKLYQEWQLKPGDDIAGSRVVGGLGDISIDLNGKAVYAPSDGTAYADKRGCVYFSGAETPGYLFRLCGLEKPKLGALNEGDKIATGRLLQFATLLQQSDHSWALVEPDKSLLQRTLTPR
- a CDS encoding hypothetical protein (hypothetical protein S7335_5592;~similar to AA sequence:cyanobase_aa:LBDG_35920); translated protein: MKKIVSLMMSAIVLSLSGVRSAQAQGLLNFNPTVSAAQSAPKPIDNPNPPTADKPIQSPAAVLFEPKSNEQTAVVPVVSQPLVNDDRPNDDRLVAMAPDELFDGGSNSLVAKAVGSAEGTRTPDGNKTWAYYGHTDPGNGVWNMGSFSYQHGAGSPDEADRRQLTRLRGQYEVIERSARSVGLSLGLVEQLNGIDLANQAPLAALERGGYVDRLREAYAQGLSGSEAVLQARTYSYINPRTNQWDAPGLGNNYSSIKRDQARRQDAIYEAIQNHQQIARPLKPSDQEGIRVSRSNN
- a CDS encoding mannitol 2-dehydrogenase (similar to AA sequence:cyanobase_aa:LBDG_40500), whose amino-acid sequence is MTSSNLPIKLNHSALSELFKIVQVPQYDRNHLKNGFVHIGVGGFHRAHQALYLDNYLHQTSDFRWGICGIGLLPQDRAMRDALHSQDNLYTLVERSPNADHARIIGAIDRYLFAPEDPQSVIAALASPDCRIVTLTITEGGYYYNESDGELEIEHPTIQHDLQNSEQPIGTYGFLAAALDQRRKQGLAPFTVQSCDNLQGNGNITRKMLTAFAELRDPALARWLSDYGAFPNSMVDRITPATTESDRALVATQFGIQDDFPVVAEPFIQWVIEDQFCAGRPDLEKVGVQFTSDVHPYELIKIRLLNASHVLIGYLGTLLGYTYVHEVMADAQCRQAVMALMEEVTPTLQPVEGINLAEYKKTLIERFENPIIRDRVSRLCFNGSAKNPKFILGTLRDKLDQDGSIDYLCLTIAAWFRCLMGEDDQGRAIAIDDPLADILVDRAKNAPVDLRPLLSLNAVFGNDLSQASRFVETTAKILQQLSTVGVRATLAN